From the Sporolituus thermophilus DSM 23256 genome, the window CTTCGCGCAGCAGCAGGTCCATGGCTACTTCCGCTTTAGCCGGCGGCAAATTCAGCTTTTCGGCCAATATGGCCGTATCAATGGAGAGCAGGCCGCAGGCGCTCAGGGCGTGGTCGACTTTGGCCGCCAGATCCTGTTTCCGGTCCCGGTGGCGTTCGGCATGCTGCGGGAGGGCCACCTCGGCTCCCCTGACCACAATAAAGCCGACTGCCTGCCAGTGCTCCACCAGGTGGTCAAAGGCTTTTTCGTCAAGGCCAAGCTGCTGGCGCAGCACTTCCCGCGCCATTCCTGGCCGGTCGGGCTGCGCCGCATGGTAGTCGGTCAGGAGACTGTGGCATTTTTCCCGCAACGCCGCGAGCTGCTCGGCGGTGAAATAATAGGCGCCCTGCCGCACAATCCGGCCGCCGGCGACCAGCGCCGCCAGCGCTCTATCAAGCGTTTTTTCCGACAAATACCCGGCTTGCCGCGCCAGTTCCCCGGCTTCCAGGGGCAGGCTGCTATCGGCCAGCACGGCATACACCAGCTTCGCCACATCGCCGCCCAGCACCTCGGCCCGGGCCACACGCGCCGGTCCGATCTCGCGCTTGCTCAGGCTGGGGGCGATTAAGATCGCGCCGCCCAGCAGGTGCTGCGGCGAATAAAGGCGCAGAATGCCCCGGTCTCCCGCCCCCGCTCCCAGGGGGCTTTCCAAAACCAGCCGGGCATAGTCTTTCGGCGCGTCCCGGAAAAAGTAGATGCGGCCGATCGACTCACCGGTGCCGAGATGCAGCCGGACACGCGCGCCGTTTTTCACCTCACTGCGCCAGGTAACTTTTACGTCCCAGACGTCACTGACCTGGCCGTGGCGGGGCGAGCTGAGGCACATCCCCCGCCCCACCGCGCCAAGGTCGACGCCGGCGAGATTGATGGCGGCCCGCTGGCCGGCCTGGATTTGTTCCACCTTTTGTCCGTGCCATTCGAGCCCCCGCACGCGCACCATTATTCCTGCCGGATATAAGGTCAGGCTGTCGCCGATTTTCGCCGTCCCGCTCAGCACCGAACCGGTAACGACGACGCCATAACCCTTTACCGTAAAGGCCCGGTCAATCCACAACCGAAACGGCGCGTCATTGTCCCGACCGGGCAGCCGTTCGGCCACCTGTCTCAAAATGGACCGCAGTTCGGCCAAGCCCTCGCCCGTAACTGCCGATACCCGGCACAGCGGCGCGCCGGCCAGAAAGGTGCCGGCCAGCAGGTTTTGCACGTCCTCGGCCACCAGGTCAAGCCATTCGCCATCGACTTTATCAATCTTATTCAGCACCACTACGCCCTGGCTGATACCGTACAGGTGGAGCATGGCCAGGTGCTCACGCGTCTGG encodes:
- the selB gene encoding selenocysteine-specific translation elongation factor; this translates as MKYIIIGTAGHVDHGKTALIKALTGTDTDRLKEEKLRGISIDLGFASLPLSDDIVAGVVDVPGHERFLKNMLAGTGGIDMAMLVVAADEGVMPQTREHLAMLHLYGISQGVVVLNKIDKVDGEWLDLVAEDVQNLLAGTFLAGAPLCRVSAVTGEGLAELRSILRQVAERLPGRDNDAPFRLWIDRAFTVKGYGVVVTGSVLSGTAKIGDSLTLYPAGIMVRVRGLEWHGQKVEQIQAGQRAAINLAGVDLGAVGRGMCLSSPRHGQVSDVWDVKVTWRSEVKNGARVRLHLGTGESIGRIYFFRDAPKDYARLVLESPLGAGAGDRGILRLYSPQHLLGGAILIAPSLSKREIGPARVARAEVLGGDVAKLVYAVLADSSLPLEAGELARQAGYLSEKTLDRALAALVAGGRIVRQGAYYFTAEQLAALREKCHSLLTDYHAAQPDRPGMAREVLRQQLGLDEKAFDHLVEHWQAVGFIVVRGAEVALPQHAERHRDRKQDLAAKVDHALSACGLLSIDTAILAEKLNLPPAKAEVAMDLLLREGLLVRIGGDLVLYHKAVEQALDVLRRHFANQPTITVAQLRDLLQTSRKVALPLMEYFDLQKYTIRDGDVRKPGTKLYK